A single Leptidea sinapis chromosome 2, ilLepSina1.1, whole genome shotgun sequence DNA region contains:
- the LOC126976481 gene encoding uncharacterized protein LOC126976481 isoform X1, whose product MDSWLFKIILFQLTLCAINVYSEKSVRELLEKVYDKAERNHQPLIVVLDCSVLKQKEKDIQPRAIPEDDILSGDGNKPKPKKIDGKLITKLKKSVANYVQQETLTDSNSMEEETQMKDYYKVLPHHKLSQKPKKNHYKGLFKVPPNQKVSSNKARGNSRPTIYRQGDYSPDNILDSPVVKSLLRISNDLRCNARDECMDACKEKFSKKKKLKCKVTCITTYECIEDEKEEANDSKCDDDDDDDNDCKDETQESSTKGYKDVSSEKTYCARC is encoded by the exons ATGGACTCTtggttattcaaaataattttatttcaactcACCCTATGTGCCATC aatGTTTATTCCGAGAAGTCCGTGAGAGAACTGCTCGAGAAAGTGTACGATAAGGCAGAGAGAAACCATCAACCACTCATAGTTGTTCTGGACTGCTCAGTGTTGAAACAGAAGGAAAAGGATATACAGCCGCGTGCAATCCCCGAAGATGACATTCTCAGTGGAGACGGCAATAAACCTAAGCCGAAAAAAATTGACGGGAAATTG ATAACTAAACTGAAGAAATCCGTGGCAAATTATGTACAACAGGAGACCCTTACCGATAGTAAT TCGATGGAGGAAGAGACACAAATGAAAGATTATTACAAAGTCCTACCGCATCACAAATTATCACAAAAACCAAAGAAAAATCATTATAAAGGCCTTTTCAAAGTCCCACCAAATCAAAAAGTTTCATCAAATAAAGCAAGAGGTAATTCGAGACCAACAATCTACAGACAAGGAGACTACAGCCCCGACAATATACTTGATTCTCCAGTCGTCAAAAGTCTTCTCCGTATATCTAATGATCTTCGTTGTAACGCTCGAGATGAATGTATGGATGCTTGCAAAGAAAAATTCTCTAAAAAGAAGAAGCTAAAATGTAAAGTGACTTGCATAACAACATATGAATGCATTGAGGACGAAAAAGAAGAAGCGAACGATAGCAaatgtgatgatgatgatgatgatgataacgaTTGCAAAGATGAAACTCAAGAAAGCAGTACAAAAGGTTACAAAGACGTCTCTTCTGAAAAAACTTATTGTGCACGCTGCTGA
- the LOC126976481 gene encoding uncharacterized protein LOC126976481 isoform X2: protein MDSWLFKIILFQLTLCAINVYSEKSVRELLEKVYDKAERNHQPLIVVLDCSVLKQKEKDIQPRAIPEDDILSGDGNKPKPKKIDGKLITKLKKSVANYVQQETLTDSNSMEEETQMKDYYKVLPHHKLSQKPKKNHYKGLFKVPPNQKVSSNKARGNSRPTIYRQGDYSPDNILDSPVVKSLLRISNDLRCNARDECMDACKEKFSKKKKLKCKVTCITTYECIEDEKEEANDSKCDDDDDDDNDCKDETQESSTKGYKDVSSEKTYCARC, encoded by the exons aatGTTTATTCCGAGAAGTCCGTGAGAGAACTGCTCGAGAAAGTGTACGATAAGGCAGAGAGAAACCATCAACCACTCATAGTTGTTCTGGACTGCTCAGTGTTGAAACAGAAGGAAAAGGATATACAGCCGCGTGCAATCCCCGAAGATGACATTCTCAGTGGAGACGGCAATAAACCTAAGCCGAAAAAAATTGACGGGAAATTG ATAACTAAACTGAAGAAATCCGTGGCAAATTATGTACAACAGGAGACCCTTACCGATAGTAAT TCGATGGAGGAAGAGACACAAATGAAAGATTATTACAAAGTCCTACCGCATCACAAATTATCACAAAAACCAAAGAAAAATCATTATAAAGGCCTTTTCAAAGTCCCACCAAATCAAAAAGTTTCATCAAATAAAGCAAGAGGTAATTCGAGACCAACAATCTACAGACAAGGAGACTACAGCCCCGACAATATACTTGATTCTCCAGTCGTCAAAAGTCTTCTCCGTATATCTAATGATCTTCGTTGTAACGCTCGAGATGAATGTATGGATGCTTGCAAAGAAAAATTCTCTAAAAAGAAGAAGCTAAAATGTAAAGTGACTTGCATAACAACATATGAATGCATTGAGGACGAAAAAGAAGAAGCGAACGATAGCAaatgtgatgatgatgatgatgatgataacgaTTGCAAAGATGAAACTCAAGAAAGCAGTACAAAAGGTTACAAAGACGTCTCTTCTGAAAAAACTTATTGTGCACGCTGCTGA